In Citrus sinensis cultivar Valencia sweet orange chromosome 4, DVS_A1.0, whole genome shotgun sequence, one DNA window encodes the following:
- the LOC102627574 gene encoding cytochrome P450 71B35-like translates to MALFTVIMTPTMWLPLLLIPLLLILKNMKKSQNKQEQQLPPGPLKLPMFGNLLQLGELPHQSLWKLSKKYGPVMHLKLGRIPYVVVSSAEAAREVLKVHDLDCCGKAQLTGVGKLSYNYLDVAFAPYGDHWRQMRKLCVMELFSHKRVQSFHFIREEEVASLVNSISQASSSASPVDLSQKMFALSGSILFRVAFGKRFQGSHFDNHKFHELIASAMAVGGGFTAEECFPYVGWIIDWFTGYHARIQSIWEELDSFFEQIIKDHLIKAESKQDHEDIIDVMLRIQREQANSADGGHQITKDNIKAVLMDLFLAGVDTSAVTVTWAMTEMARNPEVMSKAQDEVRKCIGNKGSITESDMDQLQYLKLVIKETLRLHPPGPLLLPRQTISHCKVLGYDINPKTLLQVNVWAIGRDSKYWNKPEEFFPERFVDNSVDFKGQNFEFLPFGGGRRICPGIQMGTLTVELALANLLYHFNWKLPNGMKEGDLNMEESTGQSLTNCKKTPLLLVPINYSHQPSEIA, encoded by the exons ATGGCTCTCTTCACAGTGATCATGACCCCGACCATGTGGCTCCCTCTTCTCCTGATTCCTCTACTGCTTATCCTGAAAAACATGAAGAAAAGCCAAAACAAGCAGGAGCAGCAGCTTCCACCAGGGCCTCTTAAGCTTCCCATGTTTGGCAATTTACTCCAACTTGGAGAACTGCCTCACCAATCTCTATGGAAACTGTCCAAAAAGTACGGCCCAGTTATGCACCTCAAACTTGGTCGTATTCCCTATGTTGTAGTCTCCTCTGCAGAGGCAGCAAGAGAGGTCTTGAAAGTTCATGATCTTGATTGTTGCGGCAAAGCACAGTTAACCGGTGTCGGGAAGctttcatataattatttggaCGTTGCGTTTGCCCCGTATGGTGATCATTGGAGACAGATGCGGAAGTTGTGTGTTATGGAGCTTTTCAGCCATAAGAGGGTGCAGTCGTTTCATTTCATTAGGGAAGAAGAAGTTGCCTCGCTTGTGAATTCCATCTCTCAAGCATCATCTTCTGCTAGTCCTGTTGATCTTTCTCAGAAGATGTTTGCTCTATCTGGAAGCATACTATTTAGAGTGGCTTTCGGAAAGAGATTTCAAGGGAGTCATTTTGATAATCATAAATTTCATGAATTGATCGCATCAGCAATGGCTGTGGGAGGAGGCTTCACTGCAGAGGAATGTTTCCCGTATGTCGGTTGGATCATTGACTGGTTTACTGGTTACCATGCAAGGATTCAGAGCATTTGGGAGGAATTGGATTCTTTCTTTGAACAGATAATCAAAGACCATCTTATTAAAGCTGAGTCCAAACAAGATCATGAAGACATCATCGATGTCATGCTGCGAATTCAGAGGGAACAAGCTAATTCTGCCGACGGAGGTCACCAAAtcacaaaagataatattaagGCCGTACTCATG GATTTATTCTTGGCTGGAGTGGACACCAGTGCAGTGACTGTGACCTGGGCAATGACAGAGATGGCTAGGAATCCAGAAGTGATGAGTAAAGCACAAGATGAAGTCAGAAAATGCATTGGGAATAAAGGAAGCATTACGGAAAGCGATATGGATCAACTTCAATACCTCAAGTTGGTAATCAAAGAGACTCTGAGATTGCACCCACCTGGCCCACTGCTACTTCCAAGACAAACTATCTCCCACTGTAAAGTACTGGGTTATGACATTAATCCTAAAACATTGTTGCAAGTTAACGTTTGGGCAATTGGAAGAGATTCCAAGTATTGGAACAAACCTGAAGAATTCTTTCCGGAAAGGTTCGTCGATAACTCGGTTGATTTTAAGGGGCAAAACTTTGAGTTTTTACCGTTTGGAGGTGGTCGTAGAATTTGTCCTGGGATTCAGATGGGAACATTAACGGTGGAGCTTGCTCTTGCAAATCTCCTGTATCATTTCAACTGGAAATTGCCCAACGGAATGAAGGAAGGAGATTTGAACATGGAGGAATCAACCGGTCAGAGTCTTACGAACTGTAAAAAGACACCTCTCCTCCTTGTGCCCATCAATTACTCCCACCAGCCATCTGAAATAGCATGA
- the LOC102626717 gene encoding F-box/kelch-repeat protein At1g67480 isoform X1 — protein sequence MPGVVSGKKRITEANMCFSTLTELDKLTHSKSNPLLTSQVAFDLDSPLLPGLPDDVAKCILALVPRSNFPAMGAVCKKWRSFIRSKEFITVRKLLGLLEEWLCILTMDPEGKQSQWEVLDCFGNRHRLLPLMPGPVKVGFGVVVINGKLVVMAGYSVIDGTASASADVYQYDSCLNSWSKLANMNVARYDFACAEVNGKIYAVGGYGMDGESLSSAEVYDPDTDKWNLIESLRRPRWGCFACSFDGKLYVMGGRSSFTIGNSKFVDVYNPERHTWCQMKNGCVMVTAHAVVGKKLFCMEWKNQRKLTIFDPEDNSWKMVPVPLTGSSSIGFRFGILDGKLLLFSLEEEPSYSTLLYDPNAASGSEWQTSKIKPSGLCLCSVTIKA from the exons ATGCCTGGTGTTGTAAGTGGGAAGAAGAGAATTACAGAAGCAAATATGTGTTTCTCAACATTGACTGAGCTAGATAAATTAACTCATTCAAAAAGCAATCCACTTTTAACCTCTCAGGTTGCTTTTGATCTTGACAGCCCCCTGTTACCGGGGCTACCAGATGATGTGGCTAAATGTATCCTTGCACTTGTTCCCCGTTCCAATTTCCCAGCTATGGGCGCTGTCTGCAAGAAATGGAGGTCATTTATACGAAGCAAAGAATTCATCACTGTCCGAAAATTACTTGGGTTGTTAGAGGAATGGCTTTGTATCTTAACTATGGATCCTGAAGGAAAGCAAAGCCAGTGGGAGGTGTTGGATTGTTTTGGGAACCGACATCGCCTTCTTCCACTTATGCCTGGTCCTGTGAAGGTTGGGTTTGGGGTGGTTGTGATTAATGGAAAACTTGTTGTCATGGCTGGCTATTCAGTGATTGACGGGACTGCCTCTGCCTCAGCAGATGTATATCAATATGATTCTTGCCTAAACAG TTGGAGCAAATTGGCAAACATGAACGTAGCCCGTTATGACTTTGCTTGTGCGGAGGTGAATGGCAAAATTTATGCTGTTGGAGGCTATGGAATGGACGGAGAGAGTCTCTCCAGTGCTGAGGTTTATGATCCTGATACTGATAAGTGGAATTTGATTGAGAGTCTTCGTCGACCTCGGTGGGGTTGTTTTGCTTGCAGCTTTGATGGAAAACTTTACGTCATGGGTGGGAGGTCGAGCTTCACCAttggaaattcaaaatttgttgaTGTGTACAATCCTGAGAGGCACACCTGGTGTCAGATGAAGAATGGTTGTGTAATGGTCACTGCTCATGCTGTGGTTGGGAAGAAGCTCTTCTGTATGGAATGGAAGAACCAGAGGAAACTGACCATATTCGATCCAGAGGACAATTCATGGAAGATGGTGCCAGTTCCCTTGACTGGTAGCTCATCCATTGGATTCCGATTTGGGATATTGGACGGAAAACTTTTACTTTTCTCGCTAGAAGAAGAACCAAGTTATAGCACATTGTTGTATGATCCAAATGCGGCCTCTGGCTCTGAATGGCAGACCTCCAAGATAAAGCCTTCGGGCTTGTGCTTGTGCAGTGTGACAATCAAAGCATGA
- the LOC102626717 gene encoding F-box/kelch-repeat protein At1g67480 isoform X2 has protein sequence MGAVCKKWRSFIRSKEFITVRKLLGLLEEWLCILTMDPEGKQSQWEVLDCFGNRHRLLPLMPGPVKVGFGVVVINGKLVVMAGYSVIDGTASASADVYQYDSCLNSWSKLANMNVARYDFACAEVNGKIYAVGGYGMDGESLSSAEVYDPDTDKWNLIESLRRPRWGCFACSFDGKLYVMGGRSSFTIGNSKFVDVYNPERHTWCQMKNGCVMVTAHAVVGKKLFCMEWKNQRKLTIFDPEDNSWKMVPVPLTGSSSIGFRFGILDGKLLLFSLEEEPSYSTLLYDPNAASGSEWQTSKIKPSGLCLCSVTIKA, from the exons ATGGGCGCTGTCTGCAAGAAATGGAGGTCATTTATACGAAGCAAAGAATTCATCACTGTCCGAAAATTACTTGGGTTGTTAGAGGAATGGCTTTGTATCTTAACTATGGATCCTGAAGGAAAGCAAAGCCAGTGGGAGGTGTTGGATTGTTTTGGGAACCGACATCGCCTTCTTCCACTTATGCCTGGTCCTGTGAAGGTTGGGTTTGGGGTGGTTGTGATTAATGGAAAACTTGTTGTCATGGCTGGCTATTCAGTGATTGACGGGACTGCCTCTGCCTCAGCAGATGTATATCAATATGATTCTTGCCTAAACAG TTGGAGCAAATTGGCAAACATGAACGTAGCCCGTTATGACTTTGCTTGTGCGGAGGTGAATGGCAAAATTTATGCTGTTGGAGGCTATGGAATGGACGGAGAGAGTCTCTCCAGTGCTGAGGTTTATGATCCTGATACTGATAAGTGGAATTTGATTGAGAGTCTTCGTCGACCTCGGTGGGGTTGTTTTGCTTGCAGCTTTGATGGAAAACTTTACGTCATGGGTGGGAGGTCGAGCTTCACCAttggaaattcaaaatttgttgaTGTGTACAATCCTGAGAGGCACACCTGGTGTCAGATGAAGAATGGTTGTGTAATGGTCACTGCTCATGCTGTGGTTGGGAAGAAGCTCTTCTGTATGGAATGGAAGAACCAGAGGAAACTGACCATATTCGATCCAGAGGACAATTCATGGAAGATGGTGCCAGTTCCCTTGACTGGTAGCTCATCCATTGGATTCCGATTTGGGATATTGGACGGAAAACTTTTACTTTTCTCGCTAGAAGAAGAACCAAGTTATAGCACATTGTTGTATGATCCAAATGCGGCCTCTGGCTCTGAATGGCAGACCTCCAAGATAAAGCCTTCGGGCTTGTGCTTGTGCAGTGTGACAATCAAAGCATGA
- the LOC102626122 gene encoding nuclear pore complex protein NUP54 has protein sequence MFGAQASAPAFGTPSSTPAFGTPSSTPAFGTPSTSSFGSSLFSTPFSSQPQQQQQQQQMTPFQQPATGFTGFGFQAPSAAPQLSPFPNAQLTTQMAPVAPLQFSLAERDIQAIVDAYKEEPTNPKYAFKHLLFSVTEPQFRVKPPGVSDIMWAEAMGKLEGMDSTDRERLWPQLVQGFKDLSNRLKLQDEVILSDAERLRITQSNVKMLQRHFQAETLPWIERMRVNEQSLQRRLLRVMRIVEALESKGCRLPLMKGEVELAEKLASITRQLKGSGAELSRRVQNLLTVSRVQANSIGAGGSICLPGSTKIHEQSLADMQEVLQQQTEAIARLGNVLKRDIRDMEIIMAEDSQMTEDVS, from the exons ATGTTTGGAGCTCAAGCTTCAGCTCCAGCCTTCGGCACGCCGTCTTCCACGCCGGCGTTCGGCACGCCTTCTTCCACGCCGGCGTTCGGCACTCCTTCGACGTCGTCGTTTGGCTCCTCTCTTTTCTCCACTCCGTTCTCTTCTCAACCTcaacagcaacagcaacaacaacagaTGACACCGTTTCAGCAGCCAGCAACTGGATTCACTGGATTCGGGTTTCAGGCACCGTCGGCCGCGCCGCAGCTGAGTCCTTTTCCCAATGCTCAATTGACCACTCAGATGGCTCCTGTGGCCCCGCTGCAATTCTCTCTTGCCGAGCGCGACATTCAA gcGATTGTTGATGCTTACAAGGAAGAGCCTACAAACCCTAAGTATGCTTTTAAG CATTTGTTGTTCAGTGTTACTGAACCACAGTTTAGGGTTAAGCCACCTGGTGTTTCAGAT ATCATGTGGGCAGAGGCTATGGGGAAGTTGGAGGGGATGGATAGTACTGACCGGGAACGCTTGTGGCCTCAACTTGTTCAGGGTTTCAAAGATCTTTCGAATCGCCTGAAG CTCCAAGATGAAGTCATTCTTTCAGATGCTGAGAGATTAAGAATTACTCAGAGCAATGTGAAAATG CTTCAAAGGCATTTTCAAGCTGAAACTCTGCCTTGGATTGAAAGAATGAGAGTAAATGAGCAAAGTCTTCAAAGGCGTCTTTTAAGG GTGATGAGAATTGTTGAAGCATTGGAGAGCAAGGGATGCCGATTGCCCTTAATGAAAGGGGAAGTTGAATTGGCTGAGAAGTTAGCTTCAATAACAAGACAG CTGAAAGGATCTGGTGCAGAACTTTCTAGGAGGGTTCAAAACTTGCTCACTGTATCTCGTGTTCAAGCAAATTCCATTGGTGCTGGTGGTTCTATTTGTCTTCCAGGATCAACCAAAATACACGAACAGAGTCTTGCTGATATGCAGGAG GTATTACAACAGCAGACAGAGGCTATTGCAAGGCTTGGCAATGTGTTGAAGCGAGATATTAGGGATATGGAAATAATAATGGCTGAGGACTCGCAGATGACGGAAGATGTGAGCTGA
- the LOC102626422 gene encoding mannosyl-oligosaccharide glucosidase GCS1, whose protein sequence is MTGSGRRSSARSRIKSKTDANEDGRLRNAGDHRRNTSRDHTSLRLLNVNIKTLLGFTVFTFFIIWFLINRLVNPDQEPETPRVITPFPAPKLMDLPMFQGEHKESLYWGTYRPHVYLGIRARTPRSLVAGLMWLGVKDGRYHLRHVCQDSDELSKYGWTRHNGRDFGHQLLVDQDLTLETSFLKSKGDGSGYGGDWALRLDLQSEESRWNNDMQRTGYLFFYVADEDGNALSLGRDMFDIHESSLLAIGSRADIGGWQLHLKGMESLEVHYSGFRTPHIHNLSDLVLENLAAQATTFNRLQLSDTSVSSPNILVFQISARIPFKADIAFVSGTGVKTSRVEERLSSLTGTLLTSLLKEKQSEFDAKFENCFKMAAKLDSESVVVGKAAIGNMLGGIGYFYGQSKVSLPKNTKLKNHDNFLLYWPAELYTAVPSRPFFPRGFLWDEGFHQLLIWRWDVRICLDILGHWLDLMNTDGWIPREQILGAEALSKVPEEFVLQHPTNGNPPTLFLVLRELIYAIKKNKFTATESNEISSFLERALVRLEAWFQWFNTTQSGKEMSSYFWHGRDTTTIRELNPKTLSSGLDDYPRASHPSEEERHLDLRCWMLLAVDSLHSIAELFESSSEHKKEYGSTATLLSDFEILNQLHFDFAHGAYLDFGNHTEKVRLSWKEIKVGNNYPARELVREVLEKPELRLVPHVGYVSLFPFMEKIIPPDSWILDKQLDLISNRSILWTDYGLRSLAKTSSLYMKHNTEHDPPYWRGPIWMNMNYRILAALYYYSQVNGPYRERAEVIYDELRGNLIRNVVRNYHQTGFLWEQYDQKKGKGKGARLFTGWTALVLLIMGEVYGET, encoded by the exons ATGACTGGAAGCGGCCGAAGAAGTAGTGCCCGAAGCAgaatcaaatccaaaacaGACGCCAATGAAGACGGGCGTCTCCGTAACGCAGGGGATCACCGTAGAAATACGAGTAGAGATCACACTTCACTCCGACTTCTCAACGTTAACATCAAAACGCTGCTAGGTTTCACCGTTTTTACATTCTTTATAATTTGGTTCCTGATTAATCGTCTCGTAAATCCCGATCAAGAACCTGAGACACCTAGAGTCATCACGCCGTTTCCTGCTCCCAAACTCATGGACCTTCCTAtg TTTCAAGGTGAGCATAAAGAGAGCTTGTACTGGGGTACTTATCGCCCTCATGTTTATCTTGGCATTCGCGCCAg GACACCTCGGTCTTTGGTAGCTGGGTTGATGTGGCTTGGTGTGAAGGATGGGAGGTATCACTTGCGGCATGTCTGCCAAGACTCTGATGAGCTGAGCAAATATGGCTGGACACGTCATAATGGCCGTGATTTTGGACATCAACTTCTGGTTGACCAAGACCTGACCTTGGAAACAAGTTTCCTGAAATCTAAGGGTGATGGCAGTGGCTATGGAGGAGATTGGGCTCTCCGACTTGACTTGCAAAGTGAGGA ATCTAGGTGGAATAACGATATGCAGAGAACTGGATATCTATTTTTCTATGTGGCTGATGAAGATGGAAATGCTCTAAGTTTGGGTAGAGATATGTTCGATATTCATGAGAGTTCCCTCCTGGCAATAGGTTCTCGAGCAGATATTGGAGGTTGGCAGCTACACTTAAAAGGAATG GAAAGTTTGGAAGTCCATTATTCTGGTTTCAGGACTCCTCACATTCATAACTTATCTGATCTTGTCCTGGAAAATCTTGCGGCTCAA GCTACAACGTTCAATCGACTGCAGCTAAGTGACACATCTGTTAGTTCtccaaatattttagtttttcag ATTTCTGCCAGGATTCCATTCAAAGCAGATATTGCTTTTGTATCTGGAACTGGCGTCAAAACCTCAAGGGTAGAGGAACGTCTAAGCAGCCTAACAG GTACCTTGCTAACCAGTCTACTAAAAGAGAAGCAAAGTGAATTTGATGCCAAATTTGAGAATTGCTTCAAAATGGCTGCCAAG CTTGATTCTGAATCAGTGGTTGTCGGGAAGGCTGCTATTGGGAACATGTTAGGTGGCATTGGCTATTTCTATGGCCAGTCAAAAGTTTCACTACCAAAAAATACTAAA CTTAAAAATCatgataattttcttctaTACTGGCCAGCCGAGCTTTATACCGCTGTCCCAAGTCGACCTTTCTTTCCTAGGGGATTTCTCTGGGATGAAGGGTTTCATCAATTATTGATCTG GCGTTGGGATGTCCGTATATGTTTGGATATTCTTGGACACTGGTTAGATCTGATGAATACTGATGGTTGGATTCCACGAGAGCAGATTTTGGGTGCTGAAGCTCTAAG TAAAGTCCCAGAGGAATTTGTTCTTCAGCATCCAACTAATGGAAATCCGCCAactttatttttggttttgcGCG AACTCATATATGccataaagaaaaacaaatttactGCCACTGAAAGCAATGAGATCTCTTCTTTCCTTGAGCGGGCTCTTGTTCGGCTTGAAGCATGGTTCCAGTGGTTCAACACTACTCAGTCAG GAAAGGAGATGAGCAGTTACTTTTGGCATGGAAGAGATACCACTACTATACGTGAGCTAAACCCCAAG ACTCTATCCTCTGGGTTGGATGACTATCCTCGTGCTTCACATCCAAGTGAAGAAGAACGCCACTTGGATCTCAGATGTTGGATGCTACTTGCAGTAGATTCCTTGCATTCCATTGCAGAGTTGTTTGAGAGCAGTAGTGAACACAAGAAG GAATATGGTTCAACAGCTACGCTGCTTtcagattttgaaattcttaATCAG cttcattttgattttgcaCATGGAGCTTATTTAGATTTTGGAAATCATACAGAAAAG GTTCGTTTAAGTTGGAAAGAAATAAAGGTTGGAAATAATTATCCAGCTAGAGAGCTTGTTCGGGAAGTATTAGAAAAACCGGAGTTGAGGTTGGTTCCTCACGTTGGTTATGTCagcctttttccttttatggaGAAGATCATTCCACCT GATTCATGGATCCTGGACAAACAGCTTGATCTTATTTCTAACAGGAGCATCTTATGGACTGATTATGGACTCCGCTCACTTGCCAAAACAAG CTCCTTGTACATGAAACACAACACAGAGCATGATCCACCTTATTGGAGAGGTCCAATTTGGATGAACATGAACTATAGGATTCTTGCTGCACTCTATTATTACTCACAAG TGAATGGACCATACAGAGAGAGAGCAGAAGTCATCTATGATGAATTAAGGGGCAATCTGATTAG GAATGTGGTTCGCAACTACCATCAGACTGGGTTTCTGTGGGAACAGTATGATCAGAAGAAGGGTAAGGGAAAAGGCGCACGTCTGTTCACTGGTTGGACAGCGCTTGTGCTATTGATTATGGGTGAAGTTTATGGTGAAACttaa
- the LOC127901891 gene encoding receptor-like protein EIX1 translates to MAGRNSTFQLVVLLLVLLIKPLFLAAIGIGSNYDCGNFSIRCTEREREALLKFKEGLIDPSARLSSWVGDDCCYWFGVGCSNQTGHVLRLDLGNSLDCSFLDYGANASCLYGGELDPSLLNLTDLIYLNLSRRYLDLSVASLKGVVPSSLGHL, encoded by the coding sequence ATGGCTGGCAGGAATTCAACTTTTCAACTTGTTGTTCTGTTGCTTGTCCTCTTAATTAAACCTCTTTTTCTTGCAGCCATAGGGATAGGGTCCAATTATGATTGTGGCAACTTCAGTATCAGATGCACTGAGAGGGAGAGGGAAGCTCTACTTAAATTCAAAGAAGGTCTTATAGATCCTTCGGCTCGGCTTTCATCTTGGGTTGGCGACGATTGCTGCTATTGGTTTGGTGTAGGCTGCAGCAACCAGACAGGCCATGTCTTACGGCTAGACCTTGGAAATTCCTTAGACTGTTCGTTCCTAGATTACGGAGCAAACGCATCATGCCTCTATGGTGGTGAGTTAGATCCTTCTTTGCTTAACTTGACAGACTTAATTTATCTGAACCTTAGTCGTAGATATCTCGACCTCTCTGTAGCATCCCTCAAGGGAGTGGTTCCCTCTAGTCTTGGGCATCTGTGA
- the LOC102625640 gene encoding uncharacterized protein At3g27210-like, whose product MGNCVSSHKSTDMKLTVQIQSPIKENKTVKTDQHMAAGAGQSFLPQTSAMGQADSFRDLSNTEEAFLDSHPWLDSDCEDYFSVNGDLTPSRGSTPVHEKSFIGDPAPQPQLDKIPHTDSVPDSISKPSPTLFELFRESFGDNPANGNQNLHGHNEAIPTISPPKSTRNPFTRSSETTPYRVSHDRKENSIQSAQCCIPSFMRSRSFSERKKRLSSANTDGRKDVA is encoded by the exons ATGGGTAACTGTGTTTCAAGTCATAAAAGCACAGACATGAAACTCACTGTCCAAATTCAATCACCCATTAAGGAGAACAAGACAGTCAAGACTGACCAACACATGGCTGCTGGTGCTGGACAAAGCTTCTTGCCTCAGACGTCAGCAATGGGACAAGCGGATAGCTTCCGAGACTTGA GTAACACAGAGGAAGCCTTTCTTGATTCCCATCCCTGGTTAGACTCTGATTGTGAAGATTACTTCAGTGTCAATGGAG ATCTGACCCCATCTCGTGGTAGCACTCCAGTCCACGAGAAAAGCTTCATAGGAGATCCTGCTCCTCAACCTCAACTTGATAAAATTCCTCATACGGACAGTGTACCTGATTCTATATCTAAACCCTCTCCTACGCTATTTGAGCTCTTTCGTGAGAGTTTCGGTGATAACCCTGCCAATGGGAATCAAAATTTACATGGCCATAATGAAGCAATACCAACCATTTCTCCACCAAAATCTACTAGGAATCCATTCACTCGCAGCAGTGAAACAACTCCATACAGAGTTTCCCATGACAGGAAAGAGAACTCAATCCAGTCTGCTCAATGCTGCATTCCAAGTTTTATGCGGAGCCGGAGCTTTTCTGAGAGAAAAAAGAGGCTTAGCTCAGCAAACACCGATGGACG AAAAGATGTAGCGTGA